The following are encoded together in the Fusarium keratoplasticum isolate Fu6.1 chromosome 1, whole genome shotgun sequence genome:
- a CDS encoding Uroporphyrinogen decarboxylase, whose translation MEHSFEPLKNDLLLRAAWGQTVERPPMWVMRQAGRYLPEYHEAKGNRDFFECCRDPEVATTITLQPVQRYAGLIDAAIIFSDILVIPQAMGMVVEMVDKKGPHFPSPLKTPDDEQYGQVLAKNVDVAAELDYVYKAVTLTRQRLQGQVPLIGFCGAPWTLFCYMVEGGGTKLFAQVKTWIYRYPEESKKLLAKIADICVDHLALQVKAGAQLVMVFDSWAGELGPASYRQFSEPYLKRIAEKLPEKLKALGLDKVPMTVFPKGAWYALDSACNLGYNVVGMDWLHDPKEAVKIRGDRNIVFQGNADPGVLYGTKEGITTAVQEMVDGFWVGNKGWIANLGHGITPGVNPDNLKHFFEEVHRLTKKN comes from the exons ATGGAACACTCTTTTGAGCCTCTCAAGAACGACCTGCTGCTTCGCGCGGCATGGG GCCAGACCGTTGAGCGCCCGCCCATGTGGGTGATGAGACAAG CCGGCCGTTACCTCCCCGAGTATcacgaggccaagggcaacCGGGACTTCTTCGAGTGCTGTCGCGACCCCGAGGTTGCCACGACGATTACACTGCAGCCTGTCCAGCGCTACGCCGGCCTCATCGACGcggccatcatcttctccgaCATCCTCGTGATCCCCCAGGCCATGGGCATGGTGGTCGAGATGGTCGACAAGAAGGGCCCGCACTTCCCGAGCCCGCTCAAGACCCCCGACGACGAGCAGTACGGTCAGGTTCTCGCCAAGAACGTCGATGTTGCTGCCGAACTCGACTATGTGTACAAGGCCGTCACGCTGACGCGCCAGAGGCTCCAGGGACAGGTGCCGCTGATCGGCTTCTGCGGTGCTCCTTGGACTCTGTTCTGCTACATGGTCGAGGGTGGTGGCACCAAGCTGTTTGCGCAGGTCAAGACGTGGATCTACAGATACCCCGAGGAGtcgaagaagctgctggcaAAGATTGCTGATATCTGCGTGGACCACTTGGCTCTGCaagtcaaggctggtgcTCAG TTGGTCATGGTGTTTGACTCATGGGCGGGAGAGCTCGGCCCTGCATCCTACCGTCAGTTCTCGGAGCCTTACCTCAAGCGCATTGCGGAGAAGCTGcccgagaagctcaaggccctcgGTCTGGACAAGGTGCCCATGACTGTGTTCCCCAAGGGTGCGTGGTATGCGCTCGACTCGGCGTGCAACCTGGGCTACAACGTGGTGGGAATGGACTGGCTGCACGACCCCaaggaggctgtcaagatcCGAGGAGACCGCAACATTGTGTTCCAGGGCAACGCCGACCCCGGAGTTCTGTACGGCACCAAGGAGGGCATCACGACGGCCGTGCAGGAGATGGTTGACGGGTTCTGGGTTGGCAACAAGGGCTGGatcgccaacctcggccaTG GAATCACCCCTGGCGTGAACCCCGACAACCTCAAGCACTTCTTTGAGGAGGTTCATCGTCTGACCAAGAAGAACTGA
- a CDS encoding ER membrane protein complex subunit 6, producing the protein MPSERELQINPIVPESVVHNSKALSNLHSLTASLFGVSAGILGLESYYGFLIYFVFSFITTLLFYFLKVAPESIPKGHAPLDPSRFYRGFFDFWISGMFNGISGFVLTWTLFYGLVRA; encoded by the exons ATGCCGTCCGAACGCGAGCTCCAGATCAACCCCATCGTCCCCGAGTCTGTGGTCCACAACTCCAAG GCCCTCTCCAACCTCCACAGTCTCACTGCCTCCCTTTTCGGCGTCAGTGCTGgcatccttggcctcgaaTCATACTACGGCTTCCTCATCTACTtcgtcttctccttcatcaccacTCTCCTCTTCTACTTCCTCAAGGTCGCCCCCGAGTCCATCCCCAAGGGCCACGCTCCCCTCGACCCATCCCGATTCTACCGCGGCTTCTTTGACTTTTGGATCAGCGGCATGTTCAACGGCATCTCTGGCTTCGTCTTGACATGGACGTTATTCTATGGTTTGGTCCGAGCCTAG
- a CDS encoding Tr-type G domain-containing protein: protein MASVFTYDPDPPRVSSPWLLPNDPGKDDNENSLGSTTPGSTQDVQPGLLSEYGVTKLEAEPQEGPTEYKLHLLLRPRRVFKNMSTAGQSRNPRPAKPSTPSPAASSQPRQERLQHLTTQLLWRLQQSSPYHASSSKELALPRLPDDNVDLTAPVKLNSLIPGLEESRGALYEIGVADDGTLIGLTKDEMDESITTLRVMAASLGCSVEVVRMVIVGDCEWDESAELVDNSATEPATVTRSGKLWVAEALVMPNFGFVDGDDSSTSQSGRSTGEALTVPSRGSSSTPQLRVTFTGPTTSGKSSLLGTLSTGTLDNGRGKSRLSLLKHRHEVVSGLTSSIAQELIGYKDHSILNYAHGNIESWVDIHDCSENGRLVFVSDSAGHPRYRRIVLRGLMNWAPHWIILCLAADDTESASKGPGATSSAQDVLGAAAAGVDLVKAHLTLSLKLGVPMAVVITKMDLASKPSLARTMNKVLTAIKEAGRVPKILPPDQKQHRELESVPEEDHNKVKEVLRGISESGKHTEVIPIVLTSAVKGSGIGLMHALLENLPLPPAPTARDFVGMVLNPEQPKCLFHIDDTFTLPASYSVLTGSSGKQPEPGIVVSGHLRFGRLSVGDKIVIGPFPSEEDDPRGSSPEDRPSPGSYGLSISHPSSAELARIAMKNAVSASAIAGEWHDAQIVSIRNLRLPVLTLEAGQAGSIGLVIHSLSNGHLNGNSGSCSPAEVPRIRRGMILAIPSKHMADTGLKLQAASGFTAVFGDPDARMLAVGSFVNIYIASVRTVARIRRVTRQDKDWEAGNVTTDDMEDIFNLNEDVEPENNKAESDQSTSGTEVALELLNHREWIEMGSRVILMEGGSQDKSGLEGFVGKVVEIID, encoded by the coding sequence ATGGCCTCCGTGTTCACTTACGATCCGGATCCTCCGAGGGTCTCATCCCCCTGGCTGCTCCCAAACGATCCTGGGAAGGACGACAATGAGAATAGTCTTGGATCAACGACCCCTGGCTCAACTCAGGACGTTCAGCCAGGCTTGTTGTCGGAGTATGGGGTCACTAAACTTGAAGCAGAGCCCCAAGAAGGGCCAACTGAGTATAAGCTTCACCTGCTTCTTCGACCTCGAAGGGTATTCAAGAACATGAGCACAGCTGGCCAGTCCCGCAACCCTCGGCCTGCGAAgccatcgacaccatctccagctgCCTCAAGCCAGCCCCGACAGGAGAGGCTTCAGCATCTGACAACCCAACTCCTATGGAGGCTGCAGCAGTCCTCTCCGTATCACGCATCGAGTTCCAAGGAACTAGCCCTTCCAAGGCTACCAGatgacaatgtcgacctCACCGCTCCCGTCAAGCTGAATAGCCTCATCCCAGGGCTTGAGGAATCAAGGGGTGCCCTGTACGAAATTGGCGTTGCTGATGATGGTACACTCATTGGACTCACGAAAGACGAGATGGACGAAAGCATCACAACCCTGAGAGTCATGGCCGCGAGCTTGGGATGCTCTGTTGAGGTTGTTCGCATGGTCATTGTAGGAGATTGCGAATGGGACGAGTCAGCAGAGCTGGTTGACAACTCCGCAACTGAGCCTGCCACTGTCACCCGAAGTGGCAAGTTGTGGGTTGCCGAGGCACTTGTCATGCCAAACTTTGGGTTTGTCGATGGGGATGACTCTTCGACTTCTCAGTCAGGGAGATCAACAGGGGAGGCCCTTACTGTCCCCAGCCGCGGCAGCTCATCTACGCCTCAGTTAAGGGTCACATTCACCGGTCCCACAACATCTGGCAAATCAAGCTTGTTGGGCACGCTATCAACCGGGACTCTCGATAACGGCCGTGGAAAGAGTCGTCTTAGCTTGCTCAAGCATAGACATGAAGTTGTCTCTGGGCTAACCAGCTCCATAGCCCAGGAGCTCATCGGGTACAAGGACCATTCAATCCTCAACTATGCTCATGGGAATATCGAGTCGTGGGTTGATATTCACGACTGCTCCGAGAATGGTCGCCTCGTCTTTGTTTCTGATTCGGCCGGCCATCCAAGGTATCGTCGCATTGTCCTTCGCGGTCTCATGAACTGGGCGCCCCATTGGATCATTCTCTGCCTTGCTGCAGATGACACAGAGTCGGCTTCCAAGGGCCCTGGCGCGACGTCGTCGGCGCAAGATGTCCTTGGGGCTGCTGCGGCGGGTGTTGACCTAGTCAAAGCCCATCTGACCCTGTCTCTCAAACTTGGTGTTCCCATGGCCGTTGTTATCACCAAGATGGACCTTGCTTCCAAACCAAGCCTGGCGAGGACCATGAATAAGGTTCTAactgccatcaaggaggctggGCGTGTGCCCAAGATCTTGCCGCCCGACCAAAAGCAGCACCGAGAGTTGGAGAGCGTCCCTGAAGAAGATcacaacaaggtcaaggaggtgTTGAGAGGTATCTCGGAGAGTGGAAAACATACTGAGGTCATTCCCATTGTGCTTACAAGCGCAGTCAAAGGGAGCGGCATTGGTCTCATGCATGCTCTACTGGAAAACCTGCCTCTGCCGCCTGCTCCTACGGCTCGTGACTTTGTTGGCATGGTGTTGAACCCAGAGCAGCCTAAGTGCCTCTTCCACATCGACGACACCTTCACGTTGCCGGCGTCTTACAGCGTGTTGACAGGAAGCTCTGGAAAGCAACCCGAGCCAGGCATTGTGGTCTCCGGGCACCTTCGATTTGGCCGGCTCTCTGTAGGTGACAAGATCGTCATTGGACCGTTCCCATCTGAAGAGGACGACCCCCGTGGTTCAAGTCCAGAGGATAGGCCATCGCCTGGTAGCTATGGACTATCAATATCGCACCCATCTTCAGCAGAGTTGGCACGCATCGCCATGAAGAATGCCGTTTCAGCTTCAGCCATTGCTGGAGAGTGGCATGACGCACAAATTGTGAGCATCCGCAATCTTCGATTGCCAGTTTTGACCCTTGAGGCCGGACAAGCTGGATCGATTGGGCTTGTGATCCATTCATTGTCGAATGGGCACCTAAACGGCAACTCTGGGTCCTGCTCACCGGCCGAGGTTCCTCGCATCCGCCGCGGCATGATTTTAGCAATTCCTTCCAAGCACATGGCAGACACTGGGCTGAAGCTTCAAGCGGCAAGCGGATTTACAGCAGTGTTCGGTGACCCAGACGCCCGGATGTTGGCCGTTGGCTCGTTTGTGAATATCTACATTGCGAGCGTTAGGACGGTTGCCCGTATCCGTCGAGTAACTCGCCAGGATAAAGACTGGGAAGCTGGCAACGTGACCACAGACGACATGGAGGACATTTTCAACCTCAACGAAGATGTCGAACCCGAGAATAACAAGGCAGAGTCTGACCAGTCGACGAGTGGTACCGAGGTTGCTTTGGAACTGTTGAATCACCGAGAATGGATCGAGATGGGGTCGCGTGTGATACTGATGGAAGGTGGATCTCAGGATAAATCTGGGCTTGAGGGTTTTGTGGGAAAGGTTGTCGAGATCATTGATTAA